From one Mytilus trossulus isolate FHL-02 chromosome 10, PNRI_Mtr1.1.1.hap1, whole genome shotgun sequence genomic stretch:
- the LOC134687662 gene encoding putative nuclease HARBI1, whose protein sequence is MRRERVFIDRTNPLDLYDDLELVERFRFDRQTILQITDLLQEDLESSTLRNHAIPPVMKVFIALRFYASGSFQNIIADTFNIDQATVSRTIHSVSNALVRRAPKFIKFPSGQVIEENKVKFYAVANFPNVLGLIDGTHVRIIAPSQHEEQFVNRKCYHSINVQVIVNSDSQFINIVAKWPGSSHDSRVLKESRVFMQLEQSNHGAYLLGDSGYPCKKFLLTPYLYPQTRQEIRFNRSHKVTRCAVERTIGQWKRRFHCLYSEIRLSPATTCKVIISCGVLHNIAKKNNIPLNGDDLDDVLDDDMEEVENGMGRNGFHIRKSVTELHF, encoded by the coding sequence ATGAGAAGGGAACGTGTCTTTATAGATAGAACAAATCCGCTAGATCTGTACGATGATCTGGAATTAGTAGAGAGATTTCGTTTTGATAGGCAAACTATTCTGCAGATTACTGATTTGTTACAAGAAGATTTAGAGAGTTCTACACTTCGCAACCATGCAATACCTCCAGTCATGAAGGTTTTTATTGCACTTAGATTTTATGCTAGTGGATCCTTTCAGAACATTATTGCTGATACCTTCAATATTGACCAGGCAACTGTTTCTAGAACAATTCACTCAGTTTCGAACGCATTAGTCAGAAGAGCCCCTAAATTCATTAAATTTCCAAGTGGTCAAGTAATAGAGGAGAATAAGGTTAAATTTTACGCAGTTGCTAATTTTCCCAATGTTTTAGGACTGATTGACGGCACACATGTTCGGATTATTGCTCCTTCGCAGCATGAAGAGCAATTTGTCAATAGGAAATGTTACCACTCAATTAATGTCCAAGTAATAGTTAATTCAGACTCTCAGTTCATTAACATTGTAGCGAAATGGCCTGGGAGTTCCCATGACTCTAGAGTTTTGAAAGAGAGTAGAGTATTTATGCAACTCGAACAATCCAATCATGGCGCTTATTTACTTGGTGACAGTGGATATCCGTGCAAAAAGTTTTTGTTGACGCCATATCTTTACCCACAAACTAGACAAGAAATCCGCTTCAACAGGTCACATAAGGTGACAAGATGTGCTGTTGAACGAACAATTGGTCAATGGAAGAGACGCTTTCATTGTCTGTATAGCGAGATAAGGCTTTCTCCAGCAACTACATGTAAAGTTATTATTTCGTGTGGAGTGCTGCATAACATAGCCAAGAAAAACAACATCCCCCTTAATGGAGATGATTTGGATGATGTTCTGGATGATGACATGGAAGAAGTTGAAAATGGAATGGGTAGAAATGGTTTCCATATAAGGAAAAGTGTTACTGAGCTACATTTTTGA